DNA sequence from the Larus michahellis chromosome Z, bLarMic1.1, whole genome shotgun sequence genome:
TTGGCATCCATTGCCAATGTATGTTCACATTAAGAAAAATAGTTTGCATTTAATACAGACTTTCGAAATTGTCAAAACGAGTCTCATTTCGCAGCTCTGTTCACCATGCAGCACTGTTCCCCATGGCTGTTCTTGCTCTACCTGTTATGATGGATCCTTCTTGTGCCAGCTGGAAACCAAATGTTCTGCTGCAACTTACAGAAAGAGTAATTGACTTGGAACCTACTAcgtaaaacagtgaaaaatgaacAAACCTTGTTGCACGGGGCTCTGGTTTCGTGACTGTTGCCAATAGCTCCTTGAAAAGAGTACCATGGGGAATTGTCCTGGGTATAGTGCTTGGACACCTATCAAAGTTTACCTTCTCCCCCCACTTACCCTCCTTTCTTTTCACTCGCCCCACAGTTCCCCATCCTTCCAAACGTGGAGTATTGCTCGCTGAAATGTGATTGTTCCTTATTTCCAccttctgaaatgtttttctccttgaaaatgAACGTGAAATGCTGCACAACACCCCCACTTCCATGCATTATCTCTGCTGCTTAATGCATACACCATACACATGAGATGATTGTTACTGGTCCAGCAGGCAAAATTGTGACAAGTGGAAAAAGGTGTGGAATGCCAAAATGTACATTAGCATTAACCACCTCGAAAGCGTACTCTTCTCCAAGCATTATGATCCTTGTGTAAAGAtgatttcctaaggaaaaatTTTTCAGAATAGCCATTTCCCTAGCATTGCCACATTTCATGAAATCTGAGGACTTCAAAATCAATTCCAATGCTCATCTTCCTCCTAGTGGCAAAATTTTAAGAACTAGCTTTGCATAACAGCTGACCTCACACATTTGGTGAGGGATCATGGTGAGTGGCAGCACGTGTAAAAGATAAACCCCAGCTCCTGTGTGGTGCATGAGGGCTCCTCACACCATTCACATCAAGAGGAGTCATTAATCTGAGCTTCCCACCAGGAAATtcacaaatgcaaaatatgtttATATTGCCTAGCAGATATTTCAAATCAATTAAGGCTGATGTAATGGtgagagatttaaaaaacaaaccaaaagccaaCAGCTCCTTCGTGGCACTGAAGGCATAGCATGGGCGAAACAAAGCACATTCCTGAGAAACAAGTGCCCATGACTCTGACATGCAGAGCACTGAAGAAGACCAGCACTCCCTGAATGCTGACATCAATATATGAAACTTTGGTACTGCTTAGCATTCTGAGGAAAAACAACATCTATCCATAGTGGGTGGGTCAGTGTTTCGTGCTGAAACATCTCTTACCCTCACAGTCCCTGTTAGACTGATAAAGCTTATCATGACCCTTGCATATACCAACACCTTCTTGAACTGTTGAAAAATCAGAGTAAGCTGATTTCAGTGTTATGTATGAGatctccagccctgctctgtgtgtgtgccatGGCATACCAGGATTGACTTCTACTACAAGCCAAGTCCAAAAGTGAAGCATCCACTTCACTCGAAAGAACTGATAAATCAAACATAACACTCCACTTTTCTGCTAATACGCCCTGTTACTATGGCGTGTCTAAAAATGGATCAtcaattttttggaaaaaaaaaagataaatttgtcTGTAGACAATCCATGCCACGAAAAGCTCCCACAAATGCTTAAATAGCTATGTCATAACAAATGAATGTGACTTTTGCAAGACAGCTCAATCATTCATAAATGTGGTTATACCATTCTGCATCATATTTAAGTACGCAAGCTTGGTAATCAGCAAATTATTGCCAAGTCCACCAGCACTCTGTGTTTTCTGGGCTTAATAGGAAACCTGCTTGAAGTCTGAACTCATGCCTATTAACTTGTGTGAAGGCAGAACGTCATGTCTTGTGTAGCAATAGATGTAATTATCATTGATGGCAAAAATGAATcatctagccacactgcccaagtcgcagaagggaaaggcaggaactgggagaatgaggaactgcccactgtcAGAGAAGATCAgattcgagaccatctgaggaacctgaaggtgcacagatccatgggacctgatgagattcatctctgggtcctgagggaactggtgggtgatgttgctaagccactatccatcatatttgagaagtcgtgacagtccggtgaagttcctgctgactagaaaaggggaaacataacccccatttccaaaaaggaaaaaaatgaagacctGGAGAACTagaggctggtcagtctcacctctgtgcccagcaagaccatggagcagatcctcctggaaattccactaaggcacatggaaatgAGATGATAGGTGGCAGCCAACagggcttcactaagggcaaattatgcctgacaaatttggtggctttctaTGGCAGTGTTAGAGctttggtggataaggggagagcaacagacgtcatcCACCTGTATttgagcaaagcatttgacactgtcctacaCGACATCcttggtctctaaattggagagaaatggatttgacggatggaccacttggtggataaggaattggctggatgggcgcactcaaagagttgcagttgatggcttgatgtccaagtggtgaaCCGTGACAAGtgatgttcctcaggggttggtattgggaccagcactatttaacatctttgctggAGACATagatggtgggattgagtgcaccctcagcaagtttgccaacaacaccaagctgtgtggagcagctgACATGTTGGAGGGaacagatgccatccagagggacctggacaggcttgagaagtgggcccatgcaaacctcatgaagttcaagaagggccagtgcaaggtcctgcacgtgggtcagggaaATGCCAAGTGCAAATACAGGCGgcgcagagaatggattgagagcagccctaaggagaaggacttggggtgctggtggacgagaagctcaatacgagccagcaatgtgtgcttgcagcccagaaagccaaccatatcctgggctgcatcaaaagaagcgtggccagcaggttgagggaggtgattctgcccctctactccaccctggtgagaccccacctgggggtctgtgtccagctctggggccctcaacataaggacatggacctattggagtgagttgagaggaaggccatgaaggatgatcagagggctggagcacctctcctgtgaggacaggctgagagacttgggattgttcagcctggagaaggctccagggagaccttatagcggccttccagtacctaaagggggcctacaggaaaggtggggagggactctttatcagggaatggagcaataggatgagggataatggttttaaactgaaagaggggagatttaaattagatattaagaagaaaagctttactctgagagtggtgagaccCTGAAACAGGTTccctagagaggtggtagatgccccatccgtggaggtGTTCAATGCCAGGCTGGAtcgggctctgagcaacctagtCTTTATCTtgatctttctttccctttaaaactATCTTTTTTCCTCAACTGGCAATTTCAAGAACTTGCCATAAGCTAAACAATTAATTATCAGTCTTTTAAACAATTTAGCATGAAGTTTAAACTAGTACATTAGTGCCGAAGGAATTAACTTCGAAAGTGTCAAATATAGAAAGTAATTGAGCCAAATAGAAAGAAGTGCCTTGCAGGTATATTTAGTGCAGATGTCCGAATTACGATGATTAGTTGTACAATTAAGTCTTCTACTGATGACCACAGTAATCTGCATAACATTCAAGAAAGTAACACACAAACCTGCTGcagtcaaaaggaaagaaatcctgtATATTAAGGTTTCcaatgtattttttatgaaaCCTTCCCTTGAAGATCCTTGCAGAAGCCCCTGGTATACACTCTAAGTCAATGCAACAAAAGTGCCAATAAAATTATAGTTTAATCCATTTGTCAACAAAAGGGCCAAGTGATATGAAAAAACCCGAAGACTGCAAATTACTTACTGACACTAACAGGTTACTGTTAAGAGAATTTTCACCACAAATTTGTCCATAGGCTGCAAGTGTTTTtctgatgcaaatgaaaaagaaaaagggtagGCCAccaactgaaagaaaacatttattgaatCAAAGTCAATACTTTCCTTTTAATATCTACAAGCCAACACTGAACTGACTTTATTCAAGAATGAACACAATGTACAAAAAAAGTATGTCTGTTATAAAAATAtgtcaaattttttttcctggctattgagctgaaaacattttaacaagTGCAAGATAGGTTTGGCAAGCAAATTTAAGCTGCTATTACCAATGACAAAgttcaaataattttataatcATAGTATATTTAGGACTCATTGATAAAGTGGCATTGGAAATGTtgacctctaaaaaaaaaaatcactgcactgCCACATGTTTATGCACCCCATTGAACATCTTGATCTTCTGTCATCATGAATCAGTACCTTAATCAGTGAAGACTATCCAAACTAATTCAAACTATTCCACCAGATAATTAGCACCTACCACTGGAATACAACTTAGGAAAGGCAAACTACCTCCACGACCCTGTATTTTGTGTTTCGCTTGTGAACTGAGAGAGAAGAGTAGGTAGGTTCATACATGTTTAAATCAACCTGACAGCTGTTGCAATGTGAAATCAGGGGAAGGATGGAAAAAGAATAATCATTTACCACAGCAATCTATAGTTACGAACACATGCGTGTTTACATATAAAAATGGATCTGACTAGGCTCAGTTGTTGTTTGGATGTTcggcttttttttccacataaaaacTTAACTCAACCAGGACTCAAATCATTGActtctttcaaaccaccaccaaggaggaaaaaagggaccaTTTACAGAGATAATCTGAAAACAGTGcaatattaaaatacaatttcacaACATGTGAAAGAAACATGCTTTGGAACCTGAGCAAAAGGCATTTACTGACTTAGTAAAAAGTCACCCTGTATGTTGTTTTCATTGGCATCTGTTCCGCCAGATTAGTATGTTGCTCTTAGCAACTTCCATGGCCCCTAAATATTTAGTACACAGAAACTGCCAACTACTTAGAGAGGTCTACTAAACTTTTCAGCTAATATTGCAGGCAGTCTGACATGCTGCTACTGGGAATGACCATACAGCTGAAAACTATGAAaaattatataaagaaaaagcagcagccaaacatgatgcttttcttttttaaacagcctAACGTGCTTCCACAACACTTAGATACGGTACTACACTGGTTTACAGTCTCAAGGTcagctcttttaaaataaatatactgaacATTTACAACAAACACCTCATGAAtgcaagctctctctttattatttCAAGACCAGTTtgatcaaaactaaaataaagacaTAACTCTGAAGCAGCTAAGTTACAAGTCCTTCTTCAGAAACAGGCATGACTTGGTGCCACAGCAAAATTTTTCACGAGTCTGCAggaagcaactttttttttcttctagcaccAAGCAGGCCACCATACAAAGCAACCTCAAAAAGCATGCGGTCATCTACTCTGCTGGTTTTGTATGAAATAATCATTTGTGCTTGCAGGTCCCAGACCTTTCAAAAATCGTTATGAACAATAGATGATTGATGACGTTAATGGAAACTCACTCATTTCTAAATTACTGGAGTGGAGAAAAGATTAAAGACTAAAAAGCAACAGAATGTTGTGCATTAGTATTTGTGAGGGATGAGGGAAGCTAAGGTTGGTGCTTTGATTTgcctaaaaacaaacaaaaagctgaaaacaatCCTAAACAGCTCTATGTCCATGATACTGGTAGAGGCCAATGTGTGCATGCCACTGAAAGGCACAGTTGGACCAATCTGATAAATGGCATCATCAGAGCAAAACAGCAACTTTTCACTGGAGCAATCACAAAGGGTGAACAATGAGCCATCACTTCTCTCATCATGAGCACAGAAAGCAGTCACCAAGGCAAAAGAGGGGACACAGGAAAGAAGATACAGGAACTCACATAAACCTGGAGGACAGAAAAAACACAATAAGCTGAGTTTTGAACATTGAGTGACCATTTTCCTTCTGTAACATTGCTATTCATTGATTTAACACAATACATATTATACTTAAATGGATGGAACTGTTGCAAAAATGGTACCCTAATCATATCACAGAATTCTTCTGAAGTTTGTTATACAACTAACTTCACTTGCAAAGATTTGCCTACAGTATCACCTTAGGTATAAATCAAGCTTACAGACAGACTGATGCATTCAGGACAATCTCTTGTtcattgtgtaaaaaaaaaataacatgcttaCAAGATATTGAAATTTTTACtcagaaatgcacttttaaaTTGAGCATCATAAAGACAGAGCTATTTTATAGGGAGCTAATTCTTCCTACTACTCTTACAGTGCCTAAAAAGCAGAGTGCAATACTTACTGCAAAGGTTTCCCCGAGGTTATCCTGCCTTTGTATCTACAAGCTGCATCTGAACATTTGCAGACATGCCACCTCCATAGCCTCCCTTGGACTGCATTTGGTTCTGAATGGAGCTGACCTGGAGACAGATGGAAAGGAGGGGCAGAAAAACACGACAGACAGTGAGCTATGGCGTCTTCTTGCTtcccattttatttcttgtttaggTTGGTTTTCAAGTGCTCCTTTACCGTTAAAGCTACCTTACTTGTGCATGAGGACATGTGCAGCATAGGCTTGCTCGAATTTTCACTTCTGCAAGCAGCTCTGACAGAGAGATGGAAGAACTGGTACTGAGGCTGAAGTTTTTCCTCTCCCCCAGAGAAAACTGGCTGATTCAGGCTTTCAGTGACCAGCTTGATTACtcagaaaaaattaatcaaatctCTTACTGGTATCCAACTCCACTCCACCTGACAAtctttttatatggaaaatgTTCTTTACCAAGTATGATAAACCAGAGAAGTTGACACtgctacattaaaataaaatagacaaCTTACAAAATATCTGGATAGTATCTGCATTGTATGGCTAACTTCAGATAATTAAAAAAGGACTTTCTAAACCAAGAAGGAGCTTTTGGTTTGTGGAAggttttttatttatctatttacgTAACACCACACACTGCTTTCCTTAATTGCTACCATTCCTTTAAATAGCAGGGTATTTATTGTTTAAACCATATTCAAACTATCAACTTCCCTGGAAACAGCTTATTTGAAGGTATTTTTAGCCtgatacaaataaatacataaagataCCTCACACACGCAAAGACACACACATCCCTGTACGGCTTTCATTGCCCTTAtcaacaaaaaggaaaggaatccaTAGTTCTTTCCTGCTTGTGTTGCATGAGTCAAAATAATCATCgccagctgcctgcaggaagaCAACCCCGACCTTGCAGGTTTTTCTCTCTGCACCCCATAGCATACATAACAAGTACACAATAAGCACAAAAGAACATACTCATTCAAGGCTATGGCTTCTGAAATTGAGCTTGCAGCAAAGCCTATGCCTGCAGGGCACCACTTGGGATTATTACATGCTCCTTCACAGAGACCTTGAAACACCACCAGAAAGCTGTATTAAAACAGCACTGGAGAAATATTAGTTTGCACAATATTTTCCCTGTCTACAAAGACAAAATATGTATATTCTTTTCCACAGCAAAGCAAAccacatgcatacacacaaaaTGAATGAGCACAACTCTTTCTTACACACTGTTTCTCAAACCACTGTGAAAAAGAGAGCCTGTTTTAGGATCTTTGTCTTCAACAGTATGGCATATTGCAATGCAGTGCAAAAGAtctgatttttatgtatttaagcAGCACAAAGTAAACCAATTTTCTATGTTGGCACTTTGCTCAAATAAGTGATACAGCTGCAGCAAAGTGATGttatattcacattttcttttatggaaaagtGTTCAGAGCCAATAATCTAGTGGTTTTGACAACACAGACTACAAACTCAGTAAGGAACTGCGGAGAAGTGCAACTACATCCATAGGGTGTTGTTTAAGAACTTTCACGTTTCACCAAGCTGGTCATCTTCTTCATCAAGCATTTTCTGTTACTCACTGGAACAACAGGagtttgaatttaattttttttccttagaaaataatTAATCTACATGTAAATGTGTTCATAAGAATTACTTGAGGATGGCATTAATTTAATCTGAACGAAACCTGCCTCTAttgaagaagagacagaaaaacatcTCCAGGCTTCCCAGCCTGGACAACTTGACTACATGGCTTTAAAATTTTGGAGAACAGCTAATCAACACAAATTACAAGGCACTTGTGTAAATTTTTATAAGTACACCTTCTAAAGGTTAGAATATTTTCTCTGGTACTTGAGTAGGTAAGGAAGTATTAGTTTAGAACGCAGAGGCTGTTAAACCTAAAGCAAAGAGAATGCAGCAAATTAAACTTGCCTGCATTAACAGTTCAGTGGCTATTTTTTGTATGAAAACTTAAATAGGAAACATACAATGTTAAAAACACTAAGCAAAAAGTAGGTCTTACAACTGTAGGCCTATAAGGTGGTATTCTTTCCGAAGCATTGTCCTTTTGAAGCAGTCTTGAGTTACAAGAACAAGCACCatgaaatgcaattatttttcttctttcccaaagATGTCATTGCCTTTCTTTGATGACACATAACAGCAAGGTTCTTCTCTCTTACATCTAATTTAGATAGGATAAGATTTTGTATGGGGAAAAGGATTGAACCAATTAAAGACCATACAATCTGTTGTGCTGCTTGTCTATCTCAttgatttccttctttccctcccttttagAATTAGGAAATAGCACAGATGGTCCTTGAgaatgaaaacaaggaaaaaactaAGAAAAGGATGGAATACACGAAATCAAAGACTAAACTGAGGAATATGAAGCGGAAGAAGAAAGCGAGAGATTTCACCATGGAACATAAaggtaaaataagaaataaagcgATGGGAATGAGAAAGAAACAGTGTACAGAAGGCTCCTACTGATTAAGTGTACCTTTGACAAAGGAGCAAGGCACTCCACAgagaaggcaaacaaaaaaaagcaaaatatttcagtagtCAGAATCTGTACTCAGAATCATAAGGATACGTAATGAAGAACAATGTtgatgaaaaaaaagcacagagcagaTAACGGATGAAGAACCAAATTTATAGAGGAAAAGCTAATGAAATTGCAGGAGGCCCTCCTAAGGTATTCAGAAGAGAGAAAGCACAAGGAGGTTCATGAAGGAGTATAATGTCCATACtataaaggaaattaaacagCAGAAAACCATGTAGAGGTTAACATCCTAATCTTGGAATTTGCACTGCGAAGAATGAACAAGGAGACTGGCTGCAGTATTACAACAGTAAGTCAACACAGAAGAGGCAGGAAAATAAGCGATGTGGAAAAACTAGAGATTTGTGTGTCtgaagagagaggggagaaaggattattttttgcATACAGATCCTTTCTATCTGGATTCAGAAAAATCACTCTGTCCACTTATGCAGCACATTATccaaatgaaaaaagtgaaagagcCAGTTATAagcattcaaaattaaaaaaatgctttaaaaaaaataaagcaagcttctCACTTTATCACTTTATTATTTCAATTTGTAATGGCTTTAAAGATTAATGTAATATATTGCATTAAGTAATTAGCTTTATTTTATTAAGTTGAAGCTGTGTTTGTCCATTTAACTTGCTTACACGTGTTTTAGTACAAATCACTTCCAATCCATtatgttgtttctggaaaatTTTAGTATATTGCTTGTCATGTCAGATTTTCTAGCTTTGCCCTTCCCCAATATGTACTGAGTTACAAAAGTTTCTGTCTGATCTCAATAAGCGGTAAACTAGTTGAAACTACAAATGACTCCATTTGCCTACATTAAAACTGCCTCTTTCCTTTACAGCTCTACTCTCTATTCTGATACCTGtgacagaattctttttttcgCTTTGTCaagaagtatttttcatcattttcatctcaaaacatttctttcctttaaagaggATTATTACGTTCaagaagtatttttcatcatTATCGACCGACATTTCACAAAAATATGAAGATACACAAAAGAATCTAACCTCATAAGCTGATTTTCAGTATGTATCTTAGcctctgtttttcactttgaGAGAGATAAAAATACCTGTTGCTCCTATCATCTACAGGAAGCCACAAAACCTTGCCTGTGACATCATTGCTCTCTCTGGAAATAATTCACACTGCAAATAGGGCTACAGAGCATAGAAAAGGACAACAACAAggacacacaaaaatatttgtgtgcaCCGTAAACCAACTTAAGTTAGAGTTTTACATGAACTATATTTAAAATAGCTTAAAGCATTTAAGGTAAGAAATCTAGTCAATTATAAgacactttaaaatgttttctctaagATAGACTAGTATATTTTCAAATATACCTCTATTTTAGTTCATACTTGCCATcagaatgaattttttaaaagtattctaCACATAGCCTGCACAATTTATACAGTATCTACTATGTATTATCAATAAATataggaattttaaaaattatattccatAATTTTCAATGCAGGTGTTTAGGACTTGGAATTAAGATTCCAAGCAGGTTGTTCTTCGGCAGGTTCCAAGCAGGTTGTTCTTCAATTTTATAGAGATACTTTCTTATAGCTGAAAGACTCATTGCTTCAGCTACAAGATACATATACAGTGTTCCTGTATTGTAAGACGAAATAGTCTTCATTCGCTCATGCTTACCGAATTCATTCCACTGAATAGGTCTCCTGATCCTACATGAGCTGTGTGAACAAAGTTTGTTGGCTCCCCAATCATGCTTCGGTCAATCCGCCGCCGTCTTTTCTGAAAGGAACGTAAAGAAACCATCTAACTGAGAGTTGCTGAAAAGCCAAAAACAATGTGTGTCATAAATGTAAAATTTAACTGTCCACAGGATATTTCATACACTGTAAGATATTTTCATAGAGACAAAAAGCAGAGTCCAAATTCCCAGGTTAAGCAAGACATTGGTAATACTGTCCTTTGTTTTTACTTGGAGGATCTATAGCAGATTATTAGACCAGCACTGATACCACTCCTAACATTTATGCCAACAAAACAGTTGTAAATAACCTTATTGCATTCCACAGTTCGTTAATCAGTACTTGCAACTTCTGCCTATGTTTGTATTTAAATCATGATGTGACAAGATCAAATTTGAGGTTTAGTCATTCAAAACAAGAATTAAGGATCAAATAGTATTAGTATAGTCTGTGAAACCGCTATTGTAGAGAATTTCTGATTGCGTGCCATGGGAACTCATGTCACAATTTGTAATATGGCGATGTTCAGAACAATGCCTTGAGTTTGATCAGATTTAGTCACAGACATATCTTTACTGATCCCTGTATGCTAAGATAACTTCCAGTCTGTGTGATTGTAGAGTGGGAGCTGAAGGGGTGCAGTGTGATAGTAAAGCAGGATGCCAGATTAGGGACTCCGATTCCTGTGCCATAAAACAGAAGGCAAGAATTGCTTAACCCCTGCCTCTCCTTTTTTCAGAGTCAcagcttcattttttattaatggaataacacacaaatgaaaaactgGAGGCAGTAAGGACTTCCTCTAATTAAAGCTGTTTTGGTTGCCTACCTCCAGCTAACCCTTGCATCTAAagcaataaaacaagaaaaccctATCCCACATTTCTTAGGCCAGAGCCAGGGAGTTTACACAGAGCAAATCATGCAGTGTGCAGTCACCATATGCCCGTAgcctgtatttgaaaaaaaaaaaaaaaaaaaaaaaaccaccaaaaacaatAGCCATGAAGCACAGTATGAATATCACATGTGATATTCCTATGTGACACACAATTTAAGGTGTGTCACATAAAATACTGTGCAATAGCTAAGAAACTACTTGAGCTCAATTAAAAGCTTTACATCACCTTAAAGTCCACTCAGTCTCATTTTTAAAGGTATCTTCGTTTCTAATCTGCAGTGAGGTCATAAGACCACCCAGACCGAGACACGAAGGTACATGCTTCATGAGTGGGCTAGCTGCTACTGAAACAGAGCTATAGATTAAATCTTTATGAATCAGAACCCACAGCTATGAGAATACATCACGGGGTTTAGCCAGCAAGTACAAAACACATTCAATCCTTTCCTGTGCCTTCTCCCTATTACTAAAACCAGATTTTAGTAGGTACCTTAGTGCATCATATTAATAGGTGGTGTGAGGAGAAACACATAAAACACTTCTatagaaataacaaaataaaatgaccCGATCTATGCCATAACTATTAGTGAATTCTCTACTCCAACAAATTTGACAAGATCAACAAGATAAAATAATCATAGCTATAAAAATATCTTCATGTAGTTCAAGggctttcacaaagaaaatagtTATGGAAATTAACTGAGATGTCTCAATTTCAGAAAACATTAGTACAGTTCACAGAGCCATAAATAGCCACAACAGAATCTATTACAATGTCCCATCAATGCATTAATATTTCAATATAGAAGTCAAGCTTACTTACAGGTACAGCAAATGATTTCTTAAGTTATGCATGACATCAGCTAGTAAAAAGCATATGTGACTAATGTGGGGGGAGAGACCTCACACCAGGTTTATGCTTCCACTGGATAAGAACTGCTCCTCTCACATGTCCAGGAGAAGCATCTCCACAGGTGCAATGATTATTTCAAATGCACATTGCTGTATTTACACAACATAGTATTGTTAATATGCTGTGACTATGACACAAA
Encoded proteins:
- the LOC141736277 gene encoding CDC42 small effector protein 2: MSEFWLCFNCCIAEQPQPKRRRRIDRSMIGEPTNFVHTAHVGSGDLFSGMNSVSSIQNQMQSKGGYGGGMSANVQMQLVDTKAG